In Helianthus annuus cultivar XRQ/B chromosome 9, HanXRQr2.0-SUNRISE, whole genome shotgun sequence, the following are encoded in one genomic region:
- the LOC110875718 gene encoding uncharacterized protein LOC110875718 has product MPPKTKLPPNFGIYDGTRDPEDHLHALKGAGQLGRWPMPVWCHMFVQTLTEEARLSFDSLPQGGIDSYEELSEKFLRNFGQQKKVIKNPNEIMHIRQRDNERIDQYMERFVKESMNIKDVPEVMKISSFINGLKHAQLCENLGGGEFPHSFDNLMDRVRAFVRGKDTVSKAKEMDTPPRRVNPTPKPPEKGTPYSRKPALDRMLHDRTRPSYSPYRPRGRGSFPYSDNFTPLTKTPSEILATERVKNSFPRPPSIKPGPKAQPNEYCDFHRGFSHKTDDCMYLKREIEAAVKTGKLAHLVKEIKEGGGDRKGKDVREPGRADVDMIRRRDEFDTTRSVKARILGSPDRMKAPILMPHLEENEVQRLPLNISAIIAGHKVARIHVDGGSRVEVIYEHCFLRFDKDVRD; this is encoded by the coding sequence ATGCCCCCTAAGACGAAGCTACCTCCAAACTTCGGCATATATGACGGGACTAGAGATCCTGAAGATCATCTCCATGCTCTCAAAGGTGCAGGACAACTGGGACGGTGGCCTATGCCGGTTTGGTGCCACATGTTTGTGCAAACTCTAACGGAGGAAGCCAGGCTCTCGTTTGACAGCCTTCCCCAAGGAGGAATTGACAGCTATGAAGAGCTAAGTGAGAAGTTTTTGAGGAACTTCGGTCAGCAAAAAAAAGTGATCAAAAACCCAAACGAAATCATGCATATAAGGCAAAGGGACAATGAACGGATAGATCAGTACATGGAGAGGTTTGTCAAGGAAAGTATGAACATCAAAGATGTCCCGGAGGTCATGAAGATCAGTAGCTTCATCAACGGATTGAAGCATGCACAGCTGTGTGAAAATCTGGGGGGGGgggagttcccacactcattcgATAATCTCATGGACAGGGTCAGGGCTTTCGTTAGGGGCAAAGACACGGTCAGCAAAGCTAAAGAAATGGATACCCCTCCCCGAAGGGTCAACCCAACTCCAAAACCTCCCGAAAAAGGTACACCTTACTCACGAAAACCAGCTCTTGATAGAATGTTGCATGATAGAACGAGACCTTCGTATTCCCCATATAGGCCTCGGGGGAGAGGCTCATTCCCCTACTCCGACAACTTCACCCCTCTCACCAAAACTCCAAGTGAAATACTGGCCACTGAGAGGGTGAAGAATTCCTTCCCAAGACCACCATCCATAAAACCAGGGCCAAAGGCACAACCGAACGAATATTGTGACTTCCATAGGGGATTCAGTCATAAAACCGATGATTGTATGTATCTAAAGAGGGAAATAGAGGCCGCAGTAAAAACGGGTAAACTGGCTCATTTGGTTAAGGAAATTAAAGAAGGAGGAGGGGACCGCAAAGGGAAAGATGTGAGGGAGCCCGGAAGGGCAGATGTAGACATGATTCGGAGAAGGGATGAATTTGATACCACCAGGAGTGTAAAGGCCAGAATCCTGGGCTCCCCAGACCGCATGAAAGCTCCCATCTTGATGCCACACCTGGAGGAGAACGAGGTACAACGGCTCCCCCTCAACATTTCAGCCATAATAGCTGGGCACAAGGTAGCCAGGATACATGTGGACGGGGGAAGCAGAGTAGAGGTGATATATGAACACTGTTTCCTAAGATTTGACAAGGATGTGAGAGATTAG